A genome region from Natronobeatus ordinarius includes the following:
- the tuf gene encoding translation elongation factor EF-1 subunit alpha — translation MSEDKPHQNLAIIGHVDHGKSTLVGRLLFETGSVPEHVIEQHRQEAEEKGKGGFEFAYVMDNLAEERERGVTIDIAHQEFDTDEYHFTIVDCPGHRDFVKNMITGASQADNAVLVVAADDGVAPQTQEHVFLARTLGIDELLIGINKMDVVDYAEDSFNEVVGEVNQLLKQVQFQVDDASFIPISAFEGDNIAEASDETPWYDGRTLLEALDDLPEPQEPTDAPLRLPIQDVYTISGIGTVPVGRIETGVMNIGDNVSFQPSDVGGEVKTIEMHHEEVPKAEPGDNVGFNVRGIGKDDIRRGDVCGPAEEPPSVAETFQAQVVVMQHPSVITAGYTPVFHAHTAQVACTIESIDQKMDPATGEVAEENPDFIQSGDAAVVTIRPQKPLSIEPSSEIPELGSFAIRDMGQTIAAGKVLNVDEK, via the coding sequence ATGAGCGAAGACAAACCCCACCAGAACCTGGCCATCATCGGCCACGTCGACCACGGAAAGAGCACACTGGTCGGGCGACTCCTCTTCGAGACGGGGAGCGTACCCGAGCACGTCATCGAGCAGCACCGACAGGAAGCCGAAGAGAAGGGCAAGGGCGGATTCGAGTTCGCCTACGTGATGGACAACCTCGCCGAGGAGCGAGAGCGTGGTGTCACCATCGACATCGCCCACCAGGAGTTCGACACGGACGAGTACCACTTCACCATCGTCGACTGTCCTGGCCACCGTGACTTCGTCAAGAACATGATCACTGGAGCGTCCCAGGCAGACAACGCCGTCCTCGTCGTCGCCGCCGACGACGGTGTTGCGCCCCAGACCCAGGAGCACGTCTTCCTGGCCCGAACGCTGGGTATCGACGAGCTCCTCATCGGCATCAACAAGATGGACGTCGTCGACTACGCCGAAGACTCGTTCAACGAGGTCGTCGGCGAAGTCAACCAGCTGCTCAAGCAGGTGCAGTTCCAGGTCGACGACGCCTCGTTCATCCCCATCTCGGCGTTCGAGGGCGACAACATCGCCGAGGCCTCCGACGAGACGCCGTGGTACGACGGCCGTACCCTGCTCGAGGCACTCGACGACCTGCCAGAGCCCCAGGAGCCGACCGACGCACCGCTTCGCCTGCCGATCCAGGACGTCTACACGATCTCCGGCATCGGGACCGTCCCCGTCGGACGGATCGAGACCGGTGTCATGAACATCGGCGACAACGTCTCCTTCCAGCCCAGCGACGTCGGCGGCGAGGTCAAGACGATCGAGATGCACCACGAAGAGGTGCCCAAAGCAGAGCCCGGTGACAACGTCGGATTCAACGTCCGCGGCATCGGCAAAGACGACATCCGCCGCGGTGACGTCTGTGGTCCCGCCGAGGAGCCACCGAGCGTCGCCGAGACGTTCCAGGCACAGGTCGTCGTCATGCAGCACCCCAGCGTGATCACCGCGGGCTACACGCCCGTCTTCCACGCCCACACGGCCCAGGTCGCCTGTACGATCGAGTCCATCGACCAGAAGATGGACCCCGCCACGGGCGAGGTCGCCGAGGAGAACCCCGACTTCATCCAGTCGGGTGACGCCGCTGTGGTCACCATCCGACCGCAGAAGCCGCTCAGCATCGAGCCCTCGAGCGAGATCCCCGAACTCGGGAGCTTCGCCATCCGCGACATGGGTCAGACCATCGCGGCCGGCAAGGTCCTCAACGTCGACGAGAAATAA
- a CDS encoding homoserine dehydrogenase, producing the protein MRLAILGAGAVGRSVADLAPEYGHEVVALADSSHAVVDAAGIDAQSALGRKDAGEPLGDAEPEAVFDADYDVLVEATPTTLGDAEPGFSHVKRALEDDRHVVLANKGPVAERYEELRALEAESAGSVRFEATVGGAIPILSTIEDCTPESVTAVRGVLNGTANFILTRMAAEGLGYEHVLAEAQDLGVAEADPTFDVDGTDAALKFVILANVLADGGFSLEDADVSGIQNVPGSALELAAEDGRTIRLIGEATREGVRVGPRLVSENGPLAVTGTRNIVQIETRHAGSLHNSGRGAGGPETATAVLSDVGRLPRR; encoded by the coding sequence ATGCGTCTCGCCATCCTCGGCGCTGGCGCCGTCGGGCGGTCGGTCGCCGACCTCGCTCCCGAGTACGGCCACGAGGTCGTCGCACTCGCCGACTCGAGCCACGCCGTCGTCGACGCGGCCGGAATCGACGCCCAGAGCGCGCTCGGCCGCAAGGACGCGGGCGAGCCACTCGGCGATGCCGAGCCCGAAGCCGTCTTCGACGCCGACTACGACGTCCTCGTCGAGGCGACGCCGACGACCCTCGGCGACGCCGAGCCCGGCTTCTCCCACGTGAAACGCGCCCTCGAGGACGACCGCCACGTCGTCCTCGCGAACAAGGGACCGGTGGCCGAACGGTACGAGGAACTGCGCGCGCTCGAGGCCGAGAGCGCGGGCTCGGTCCGGTTCGAGGCGACCGTCGGCGGCGCGATTCCGATCCTCTCGACGATCGAAGACTGCACGCCAGAGTCGGTGACGGCCGTTCGCGGCGTCCTCAACGGGACGGCGAACTTCATCCTCACCCGGATGGCCGCCGAGGGGCTCGGCTACGAGCACGTCCTCGCCGAGGCCCAGGACTTAGGCGTGGCCGAGGCCGACCCCACCTTCGACGTCGACGGCACCGACGCCGCGCTCAAGTTCGTCATCCTCGCGAACGTGCTCGCCGACGGCGGTTTCAGCCTCGAGGATGCAGACGTCTCCGGGATCCAGAACGTTCCGGGGAGCGCCCTCGAGCTCGCCGCCGAAGACGGCCGGACGATCCGGCTCATCGGCGAAGCCACGCGCGAGGGCGTGCGCGTGGGCCCGAGACTCGTCTCCGAGAACGGCCCCCTTGCGGTGACCGGCACCCGGAACATCGTCCAGATCGAGACCCGCCACGCCGGCAGCCTGCACAACAGCGGCCGCGGCGCAGGCGGCCCCGAGACGGCGACTGCGGTGCTCTCTGACGTCGGTCGACTCCCACGTCGGTGA
- a CDS encoding amino acid-binding protein has product MSDEPDGDAETDGGVRAYTVRLELVDEPGELLRALEPIANNGGNLLSIHHERGNLTPLGHIPVEVDVECPPHRFDGIVDALREAGVNVIQAGAERYGEEVNVVLVGQLVETDLSGTLAAIEDDAEAAVVDLSLAAPDGIEELSSARVRLAVDSDRIEDALSAVRSIADERNLSVVEPLPGGEA; this is encoded by the coding sequence ATGAGTGACGAGCCAGACGGCGACGCCGAGACAGACGGCGGCGTCCGTGCCTACACCGTCCGTCTCGAGCTCGTCGACGAACCCGGCGAACTCCTCCGGGCACTCGAGCCGATCGCCAACAACGGTGGCAATCTGTTGAGCATCCACCACGAACGAGGCAACCTCACGCCGCTCGGACACATCCCCGTCGAAGTCGACGTCGAGTGTCCGCCCCATCGGTTCGACGGCATCGTCGACGCCCTGCGCGAGGCCGGCGTCAACGTGATCCAGGCCGGCGCGGAACGGTACGGCGAGGAGGTCAACGTCGTCCTCGTCGGCCAGCTCGTCGAGACCGACCTCTCGGGGACGCTCGCCGCGATCGAGGACGACGCCGAGGCCGCCGTCGTCGACCTCTCGCTGGCGGCGCCCGACGGCATCGAAGAGCTCTCGAGCGCACGCGTCCGCCTCGCCGTCGACTCGGATCGGATCGAGGACGCCCTCTCGGCCGTCCGGTCGATCGCCGACGAGCGTAACCTCTCCGTCGTCGAACCCCTCCCCGGAGGTGAGGCCTGA